In Candidatus Microthrix subdominans, the DNA window TCGATCGCCCTCGACTACGGGGTGGTCAAGTTGCCGGAGAGCTACGTGGTGGCGCCGAGCGGCGTGATCGTCGCCAAGGTCGCCGGCGGAGTGAAGGCCGACGACATCGATCGGTTGATCGCGGCGGCCAGCGGGGCGAGCGCTCAGGTCGGCAACGATGGCTGAGGTGCGCACGCCGGCGCGGAAGTGGCGGCCGATCGCCTGGGGCCTCCTCGGCCTCGTCGTCGCTGTGGCGCTGGTGATCGGCGCGTTCGGGCGCCGGCCGACGGAGGGCGAGGATCGCGTGCAGGCGCTCGCCGGCCAGATCAAGTGCGTCACCTGCGTGGGCGAATCGGTCGCCGGGTCGCAGAGTGACTTCGCCGTCAACGCCCGTGAGGACATCCGCACGCGGGTCGACGATGGCGACACCGACGAGGAGATCCTCGGCTACTTCTCGTCCCGCTATGACGACGTTTTGTTGAACCCGTCGGCATCCGGGGTGAACTCGCTGGTGTGGATTTTGCCGATCGTCGTCGTTGCGGTTGCGATCGCCGGCGCGGTGTTGACCGTCCGTCAGCGCCGTCAGACAAGCGCCAGCCGCCCGAGCGCCGAGGATCGTCGTCTGGTGGAGGCTGCGCTCCAGGACTTTCTTGCGGGGGGTGAGCCCCATGGATGAACCCTCCGACGCTGGGCCGACCGCTGCTGGGTCATCCGATGCTGGACCTACTGATGCTGGACCTACTGATGCTGGGGATCCCGGGACCGGCCCGTCCGGTACCGAGCGGCCCGAGCACTCCCGGGGCGACAGCGCTGCGCATCGCGCCGACGAAGCCGAGCGCGACGAGTTGCTCGCCACGCTGCTCCGCCTCGACGAGGACGCTGCCGCCGGCGACCTCGACGCCGAGGAGGCCGACGCTGTTCGCGACGACCTCACGCTGCGCCTGGCCGCCGTGCTGCGTCGCCTCGACGCGCCCGCCCGGCCGGCTCAACGGTCGCGTCGATCCGAGGCGTCCACCGGCACCGATGAGGATGGAACCCAACGCGCGGAGGTCCCCCTCTGGCGTCGGCGCGGCAACCTGGCGGTCGTCGCCACGCTGGTGATCGTGGCGGTCGTCGGCGGCGTTCTCGTCGCCCAGTCGGCCGGCACCCGAGCTCCGGGCGGGGCGATCTCGGGGGCCACCGGCTTCTCCGAACGCCTCGATGCATGTCGCACGCTGCGAGCCGACTCCGGCGCCGAGATCGACTGCTACGAGCAGCTGGTCGAGGAACGGCCCGACGACATCGAGGCCCTCACCTACAGCGGGTGGGCCCTGGCCCGGGCCGGCCGGACCGACGAGGCAACCGACCGGTTCGACCGGGTGGTGAAGGTCGACCCGAGCTATCCCGATGTGCGGGTGTTCCGGGCCTCGGTGGCGCTGCGCTCCGGCGACCCCGAGGCCGCCCAGGACGAACTCGATGCCTTCTGGGCCTCCGACCCGCCCCCGGGCATGGTGACCATCCTGCGGGACCAGAACCTGGAGTCGGCGGTGGCCGAGGCCAACCTTCCCGACAACGTTCGGCGCTGCTGGAAAACCGTGGATGATGCCGCCTCGGCAGCGGCGACGACAACGACCCCCGGCCAGGACCTGCCCGACCTTGAGAGCGCCTTGGGCCTCACCGACGGCTTGAAGTGCTTCGACGACCTGATCGAGGCCAACCCCGACGACGTCGTCGCTCTCACCACCCAGGGGTTGGTGTTCACTGCGCTCGGCCAGGGCGTCTTCTACGACCGGGCGGTGCAGCGCCTCAACGCCGCCCTGAAGATCGACCCCGAAGAGCCGACGGCGCTGTTGTTGTCGGCGGGCATCGCCAACGCCCAGGACCGGCCCGAGCTTGCCATCAAGTTGTTGGACCGCTTCGACGAGGTGGGGGAGCGGCCGAGCGGTCTGTTGCCGCCTGAGGTCACCGCCGACGCGATCCGTCAGGTGGCCGAAGGACGCCTTGACGCCGGTCCCAGCCCGACCTCGACAACGCAGCCCGAAAGCGGCCCGTCACCGACCACCGCCGGCGGTTCGAACCCAGACGGGGGCTAGCCGTGGGCTAGCCGGGCAGCGCTGATTTGGGCGGTGGCGCTTCCCAGTCGCCCCGCACGATGCGACCGTCGTCGACGGTGAAGGTCCAGAGCGACCCTTTGGTGAACCCAGCTCGACCCGGCACGATCATGCCCCGCCCCTGGGCGCGGCGCACCAGGTCGGGAATGACGTCGCCGTGGCTGCACATCAGGACGTCTCCGTTGTGTTCGAGCCCTTGGGCGATCACCGCCCAGGAGGTGTCGATGTCGGTCCCTTCGGCCAGTCCATCGAACAGCTCGACATCCAGCCCGGCGGTCACAGCAAGAGGCTCGACCGTCTGGTTGCAGCGGGGTAGGGGGCTCGACCACACGGCGTCGATGGGCTGGTCGATCAGTCGGTCGGCCAGCCAGATCGCCTGACGGCGGCCCTTGTTGTCCAAATGCCGCTGCGTGTCCAACGGATCACCGTCGTCGCGCTTCCCGGCCCTGCCGTGACGGACGAGGTAGAGGGTCACCCGGGCAACGCTACTACCGGACGGACCGCCTCGGATGGGACACCGTTAGCCTCCGCTGGTGGCCGACCTGCGGACCGAGCTGACCGAGATCGTCACCGGCCTGGGCACGCTCGGCTTTGCCGACGTTCATCACGCCGTCGCCGCTGCGCCCCGGGCGCTGGTCGGGGTGGACCCTGCCGTGCTCGGCCGGGTGGGTGATCACCTCGACGATCCCGTGCTGGGACCCCTCGCTCGGGTGGCGTTTACCAACGGTGCCACCTTCCTCGCCGCCACCGAGGGCCTGCGGGGCCGGGTGCCTCATCGGGTCGAGTGGAAGGGACCCCACAAGCCGCCGGGGTTCGAGACCGTGCCGGCCGACCTGCGCATCGACCACGTCTATCTGGTGAGCTGTAAATACGGTTCGGACATCCTCCATAACGTCAGCCCTGCCCATCTGATCGACCGCCACCTGGCCCAGAAGCGCAGCCCCACGACGGTCGACTGGTTCACCGAGGTCGCCCCCGAGGCATATGGCGACCTGTACCGCCGAACGGTGGCCTGGTCTGGCTTGGATCTTCCGCCAGAGGTGACCCAACTCGATCGAGATCAGCGCACGTCACTGCGCCGGGCCCTACCCAAGGGAACCTGGCCCGACGATCTGGCGCAGGAGTATTGGTCCTTCGTCGGCGAGGTGGCGGAGGCGACGGCCAAGCGTTGGCAGGGTGCGCTCGCCGTGCCGGCTCAGCGTGAGGAGATGGTCTGGCGGTTGTTGCGGCTGCAATCGGCGCCCTATTTCGTGCTTGGCCAGAGCCGCTCGGGCGAGCCGCTGCGCTACCGGGTGGACACCCCGTGGGACTTCCGTCGCCGCTATGCCCTTGAGTCCTTTGTGGTGTTCGCCGAACCGGCCGGCCAGGCGGTCGTCGGTTGGCGGGCGGAGGTGCGCGTGCGTTCGGACGCAATCGACGATGAACGGCCGGCCTCGGGGGTTCCGTCCCTGGAGGCTCTGCCCTTCGAGCCGGCGGAGGATCGGCGCGCCGTCGAAGGTCGGGTTGAGTTGCGCTGGAGCCACGGCAAGTTCTCCGGCAATCCGGAGGCCAAGGTGTACCTCACCACGCCGCCCCACGACGTCCCCGGCTATACGCAGTTGCTGTCCTGAACCTGCGCCGACCAGCTAAGGCGTCCCGGAGCGCTCGCCGACCGACGATCTGCACCTCATCGCCGTGTTGAAAGACATCCGTAGGTCCTTGACCGATTGATGGGACGTACGACCGGCCGACCCGCCCATTCCCGGCCTGGGTCCGGTCCTCGGTACCATCGCTGCCTGATCGACGACCGCCCCGGACCAGCGGGCCGACGCCATCCGCACGCCGAAGTTCGTGGAAATGCATCAAGGAGCCCACCCTGTGACCACCGATGACGGATCACCGCCCATCACAACCGATGACGTGGCCAAAGTGGCCGCCTTGGCACGCTTGGAGCTGACGCCGGCCGAGCTGGACACCTTCACCGGCCAGTTGGCCGACATCCTCGACCATGCCGCCGACCTGTCGGCGATCGACCTGGACGGGGTCGAGCCGTTGGGTACCCCGGTGCCGATGGAGAACGTGCTGCGAGCCGACGTCCCCGGTGACACGCTCGACCGCGACGAGGTTTTGGCGTCGGCACCTGCGTCGGAGGACGGCAAGTTCAAGGTCACCTCCATCCTGGGGGAGGGGGCATGAGCGCCCGCACCGCACTCGGGACCGCGGCGGCGGTCAGGTCCGGCGAGCGCTCCGCACGCGACGTGGTCGACGAGTCGCTCGCCGCCATCGACGAGGCCAACGCCGACCTCAACGCCTTCCTGTGCGTCACCGCCGACGAAGCGCGGGCCGCCGCCGACGCAGTCGATGCCCAGGTGGCGGCCGGCGATGACCCCGGCCCCCTGGCCGGCGTGCCCATCGCGCTGAAGGACAACCTGGTCACCCGCGGCGTGCCCACCAGCTGCGCCAGCAGGATCCTGGCCGGCTGGGTGCCGCCCTATGACGCCACCGTGGTGCAGCGCCTGCGCGCCGCCGGCGCGATCAGCGTCGGCAAGACCAACCTCGACGAGTTCGCCATGGGCTCGTCCACCGAGAACTCGGCGTTCGGCCCCACCCGCAACCCCCACGATCGCGAGCGGGTTCCCGGTGGTTCCTCGGGCGGTTCGGCCGCTGCGGTGGCCTCGGGCATGGTGCCCCTGGCGCTCGGATCGGACACCGGCGGTTCGATCCGCCAGCCCGCCTCGCTGTGCGGGGTGGTGGGCGTGAAGTCCACCTATGGCACCGTCTCTCGCCTCGGCCTGGTCGCCTACGGCTCATCACTCGACCAGATCGGTCCGTTCGCCGCCAACGTCGCCGACGCCGCGCTGTTGCTCGAGGTGATCTGCGGGCACGACCCGGGCGACTCGACGTCGCTGAAGCTGCCCGCCCCCGAGGTGAGCGCCCACCTGGACGACGGCGTCGACGGCCTGCGGGTCGGCATCATCGCCGAGCTGATGGGCGAGGGCATCGCCCCCGAGGTGGTCGCCCGCATCCGCTCCGCCGCCGAGGCGCTGGAGGCCGCCGGTGCCACGGTGGAGGAGGTGTCGGTCCCGTCGATCACGACGTGCCTGTCGGCGTATTACATGGTGGCGACGGCCGAGGCGTCCTCCAACCTGTCCCGCTACGACGGCGTGCGCTACGGCAACCGGGTGGAGGCGGCCAACGTCACCGACATGATGACCGCCACCCGAACCCAGGGCTTCGGCGACGAGGTGAAGCGGCGCATCATGTTGGGCACCTACGCCCTCTCGGCCGGCTACTACGACGCCTTTTACGCTACCGCCCAGAAGGTGCGCACCAAGGTGCGGGCCGACTTCGACGCGGTGTATCAAAACCACGACCTGCTGATGTGTCCCACCTCGCCGACGCCGGCCTGGCGCCTGGGCGAGAAGATGGACGATCCGCTCACGATGTATCTGAGCGACATCTGCACCATCCCGGCCAATCTGGCGGGGCACCCTGCCGTGTCGGTCCCGTTCGGCGCCAACGGTGCCGGGCTGCCCATCGGCGTGCAGGTGCTGGGTCCGACGCTGGGGGAGACCGCCATGTTCCGTGCGGCCGCCGCGTCCGTCGAGCACCACGGTGGACCTGTCCACGTGGGAGATCGTCATCGGCCTCGAGGTGCACGCCGAGCTGGCGACGGCCACCAAGTTGTTCTCCGCTGCGCCCCAGCTGTTCGGTGCCGAGCCCAACACGAACATCGACCCGCTCACCCTCGGGCTGCCCGGCAGCCTGCCGGTGCTCAACGAGCAGGCGGTGGAGCTGGCGATCCGGGTCGGCC includes these proteins:
- a CDS encoding cytochrome c-type biogenesis protein CcmH gives rise to the protein MAEVRTPARKWRPIAWGLLGLVVAVALVIGAFGRRPTEGEDRVQALAGQIKCVTCVGESVAGSQSDFAVNAREDIRTRVDDGDTDEEILGYFSSRYDDVLLNPSASGVNSLVWILPIVVVAVAIAGAVLTVRQRRQTSASRPSAEDRRLVEAALQDFLAGGEPHG
- a CDS encoding tetratricopeptide repeat protein; translation: MDEPSDAGPTAAGSSDAGPTDAGPTDAGDPGTGPSGTERPEHSRGDSAAHRADEAERDELLATLLRLDEDAAAGDLDAEEADAVRDDLTLRLAAVLRRLDAPARPAQRSRRSEASTGTDEDGTQRAEVPLWRRRGNLAVVATLVIVAVVGGVLVAQSAGTRAPGGAISGATGFSERLDACRTLRADSGAEIDCYEQLVEERPDDIEALTYSGWALARAGRTDEATDRFDRVVKVDPSYPDVRVFRASVALRSGDPEAAQDELDAFWASDPPPGMVTILRDQNLESAVAEANLPDNVRRCWKTVDDAASAAATTTTPGQDLPDLESALGLTDGLKCFDDLIEANPDDVVALTTQGLVFTALGQGVFYDRAVQRLNAALKIDPEEPTALLLSAGIANAQDRPELAIKLLDRFDEVGERPSGLLPPEVTADAIRQVAEGRLDAGPSPTSTTQPESGPSPTTAGGSNPDGG
- a CDS encoding histidine phosphatase family protein, with the protein product MTLYLVRHGRAGKRDDGDPLDTQRHLDNKGRRQAIWLADRLIDQPIDAVWSSPLPRCNQTVEPLAVTAGLDVELFDGLAEGTDIDTSWAVIAQGLEHNGDVLMCSHGDVIPDLVRRAQGRGMIVPGRAGFTKGSLWTFTVDDGRIVRGDWEAPPPKSALPG
- the gatC gene encoding Asp-tRNA(Asn)/Glu-tRNA(Gln) amidotransferase subunit GatC, whose translation is MHQGAHPVTTDDGSPPITTDDVAKVAALARLELTPAELDTFTGQLADILDHAADLSAIDLDGVEPLGTPVPMENVLRADVPGDTLDRDEVLASAPASEDGKFKVTSILGEGA